The Thermodesulfobacteriota bacterium genome includes the window GAAAAGTAACCGTGGAGGAATAACCCCGGCAACATCAACCGCCTCCTCCCCCTCCTCCCGCCCCCCCCGCCCCGAGTTCCTTCGCTTTTTTGAAGTTGGCGGCCGCCTCTTCGGCGTTCCCCAACTGCGAATGGATCAAACCCCTGTTGCGGTAGGCGTCCCCGTAGGAGGGGTCGAGCCGCACGGCGGCGTCGAGGTCCCTTATCGCCGGCTCGTGGTTCCCCGCCATGAAGTAAGCCTTCCCCCGGTTATTGTAGGCCGTGACGTTTCCGGGGTTGAGCTCGACGGCCTTCGTAAAGTCCTTTATGGCGGCGGCGAGCTTTCCCGTAATCCCGTAGGCGATCCCCCTGTTGTTGTAGGCGGCGTCGAAGCCGGGGGATATCTCCAGGGCCC containing:
- a CDS encoding tetratricopeptide repeat protein translates to AMRGNVYHGMGMPEEAVKDFTRAIELNMEERDVHLNRGNAYVAMGDYGRAVKDFDFAIVLDPKSAGAYYGRANAYGAMGGHTRAIEDYSRALEISPGFDAAYNNRGIAYGITGKLAAAIKDFTKAVELNPGNVTAYNNRGKAYFMAGNHEPAIRDLDAAVRLDPSYGDAYRNRGLIHSQLGNAEEAAANFKKAKELGAGGAGGGGGGG